A genomic region of Rhipicephalus sanguineus isolate Rsan-2018 chromosome 3, BIME_Rsan_1.4, whole genome shotgun sequence contains the following coding sequences:
- the LOC119387598 gene encoding cuticle protein 16.8, whose translation MITKVILCGLLAYAAGQALPGELPASPYSFNHDTTDEFGTRISHEETGDESNNKVGSYSYTDPNGITRTVRYVADANGFRATVETNEPGTKTSNPADAPFVSSAVEPPPAPPAPKPATVVVQPAPRPVVVHTTPVVHAHPVVHAHPVGHILHATPVTLHAAPVTLHAAPVHLHAAPITFATTHHATPVHHITIGHAPLTYTLGRAKS comes from the exons ATGATCACCAAG gTGATTCTCTGCGGCCTGCTGGCTTATGCGGCCGGACAAGCCCTTCCTGGAGAACTT CCGGCCTCACCGTACAGCTTCAATCACGACACGACGGACGAGTTCGGCACCCGCATCAGCCACGAAGAGACCGGTGACGAAAGCAACAACAAGGTCGGTTCCTACAGCTACACCGATCCGAACGGAATCACCCGTACAGTGCGGTACGTGGCCGACGCCAACGGTTTCCGCGCCACCGTCGAGACCAACGAGCCGGGCACCAAGACCTCGAACCCGGCCGATGCCCCATTCGTCTCCAGCGCCGTCGAGCCACCTCCAGCACCGCCAGCACCCAAGCCCGCCACCGTGGTCGTCCAGCCAGCTCCCAGGCCAGTGGTCGTCCACACGACACCCGTTGTCCACGCCCACCCAGTCGTGCACGCTCATCCAGTCGGACATATCCTCCACGCCACACCAGTTACCCTGCACGCTGCGCCGGTCACCTTGCACGCTGCGCCAGTCCACTTGCACGCCGCGCCCATTACTTTCGCCACGACCCACCACGCGACACCGGTCCACCACATCACCATCGGCCACGCTCCGCTGACGTACACCCTGGGCCGCGCCAAGAGCTAA